The Carassius carassius chromosome 31, fCarCar2.1, whole genome shotgun sequence genome includes a region encoding these proteins:
- the LOC132111538 gene encoding kelch repeat and BTB domain-containing protein 11-like, with the protein MNNTLQDRNMFTVQADVIFHAANPDSPESPISAEGNNNNVTAIGKTGMEILQGLPGTWDTSESTDNSILGNYGAVTGAEYTQDAVSSDSGFQEHIQPLDSSKAQYLDLSLRNMCEAPSQGNVREETNGTKVASSLAPSLCFRPGNKEETDKLSNLLRDGEVARSQFDIKNVSSTSEAKNNSCSTSQKMRSLEKTLGCFISSSEGADQTHYRTSLGQTRQESSQGLKQSGSAVREALSAKEEPNLIIEVGGQKIQAHKSVLAEKSDYFKARLSRDILKVKGMSYKTLLVLVDYVYSSQMNVSKDNIVDVITGAKILQMPCAVQAAIDTISTQITHENCYEILMIAKKQRLNELKETAYRFMSDNFLQVLRDPAVYGRLTGSERELILRKRMESRQCLMLAEINDVFERVGSRPPSRNSSRPQSPLSITSFEDNHMIYYYNKSSKDWHTLTVMPEDINTRGCGICTMYNYLFVAGGIRGTREKSKVSDKVFCYNPITDRWSEVRPMNQARSQLKLVSMDGNLYAIGGECLFTVEKYDPRMDRWMAVAPLPKGAFAVAHEATTCNGELYVSGGSLFYRLLKYDPKRDEWQECPYNNSRKKSTDMVALKSFIYRFDVNREQGISVFKYNTIVKMWHDCASQQQGCTLPFRCAVIDNCIYCVNKSQTLQFIVEEDGGRFKDESLKAPVDAKGILFPFVLSLPERGGRIA; encoded by the coding sequence ATGAACAACACTCTGCAAGACAGAAACATGTTTACAGTACAAGCAGACGTTATATTTCACGCGGCAAACCCTGACTCTCCAGAATCACCTATCTCAGCTGAAGGGAACAACAACAATGTCACCGCTATAGGGAAAACAGGCATGGAAATACTGCAGGGTCTCCCGGGTACATGGGATACATCAGAATCAACTGACAATAGTATTTTGGGAAACTATGGCGCTGTAACAGGTGCAGAATACACACAAGATGCCGTCTCTAGTGACAGTGGATTTCAAGAGCACATACAGCCTCTGGACTCATCTAAAGCACAATATCTGGACCTTAGTTTGAGAAATATGTGTGAGGCTCCAAGTCAAGGAAATGTTAGAGAAGAAACGAATGGAACAAAGGTAGCTTCCAGTTTGGCACCCTCTCTGTGCTTCAGACCAGGGAACAAGGAGGAAACTGACAAATTATCCAATCTCCTAAGAGACGGTGAGGTGGCTCGGAGTCAGTTTGACATTAAAAATGTCTCCTCCACATCAGAGGCCAAAAATAATTCCTGTTCAACCTCTCAGAAAATGAGGTCACTTGAAAAAACCCTGGGATGCTTTATAAGTTCCTCTGAAGGAGCAGATCAGACTCACTACAGAACATCGCTTGGACAGACTAGGCAGGAATCGAGCCAAGGGCTAAAGCAAAGTGGATCTGCAGTAAGAGAAGCTCTATCTGCAAAAGAAGAGCCGAATTTAATCATAGAGGTGGGTGGACAGAAAATACAAGCACACAAATCAGTATTAGCAGAGAAAAGTGATTATTTTAAGGCCAGGCTTTCTCGAGACATCCTGAAGGTAAAAGGAATGAGCTACAAGACCTTATTAGTGCTCGTAGATTATGTTTACTCCTCCCAGATGAACGTAAGTAAAGACAATATTGTGGATGTCATCACAGGAGCAAAGATCCTGCAGATGCCCTGTGCAGTACAAGCTGCTATCGACACCATCTCCACACAGATCACTCATGAGAACTGCTATGAGATCCTGATGATCGCCAAAAAGCAGCGACTAAATGAACTGAAAGAAACAGCCTATCGGTTCATGAGTGACAACTTTCTCCAGGTTCTGAGAGATCCCGCTGTCTACGGGCGCCTCACAGGCTCAGAGAGAGAACTCATACTGCGCAAACGGATGGAGAGCCGCCAGTGTCTGATGCTAGCTGAAATCAACGACGTGTTTGAGCGTGTAGGAAGTAGACCGCCCAGCAGAAACAGCAGCCGTCCCCAGAGTCCTCTCTCCATCACCTCTTTTGAGGACAATCACATGATCTACTACTACAATAAAAGCAGTAAGGACTGGCACACCCTGACCGTCATGCCAGAAGACATCAACACCAGGGGCTGCGGTATCTGTACTATGTACAACTACTTGTTTGTGGCCGGCGGGATCAGGGGAACTAGGGAGAAAAGCAAAGTCTCTGACAAAGTATTCTGCTACAATCCCATCACAGACCGCTGGAGCGAAGTCCGACCCATGAACCAAGCACGATCGCAACTCAAACTCGTATCCATGGATGGGAACCTGTATGCCATTGGCGGTGAATGTCTTTTCACCGTGGAGAAGTACGATCCTCGAATGGACCGCTGGATGGCAGTGGCTCCTCTACCTAAAGGAGCATTTGCTGTGGCTCACGAAGCCACTACTTGTAACGGTGAGCTGTATGTCTCAGGAGGATCTCTGTTCTATCGGTTGCTGAAATATGACCCCAAGAGAGACGAATGGCAGGAGTGCCCATACAACAACAGCAGGAAAAAATCCACAGACATGGTGGCTCTCAAGAGCTTCATCTACCGATTTGATGTAAACCGTGAACAGGGCATCAGTGTCTTTAAATACAACACCATCGTGAAGATGTGGCATGATTGTGCCTCCCAGCAGCAGGGCTGCACACTGCCGTTTCGATGCGCTGTCATTGATAACTGCATCTACTGTGTGAATAAATCTCAGACTCTTCAATTCATTGTAGAAGAGGATGGAGGTCGATTCAAAGACGAGTCTCTGAAAGCACCTGTGGATGCCAAAGGCATCTTATTTCCCTTTGTTCTCAGCTTGCCTGAGAGAGGTGGAAGAATTGCATGA